One genomic segment of Acidimicrobiales bacterium includes these proteins:
- the pyrR gene encoding bifunctional pyr operon transcriptional regulator/uracil phosphoribosyltransferase PyrR: MSADDIARATRRMAHEIIERNQGLDDVVLIGLQTGGVPIAARLAEALLAIEGSQVPVGMLDVAFYRDDIGLRPVLPEAVTRIPGDLDGRIVVLVDDVLFTGRTIRAALDALADHGRARAVQLAVMVDRGHRELPIRPDYVGKNLPTRRDEVVDVNADGVDLGEMRK; the protein is encoded by the coding sequence ATGAGCGCCGACGACATCGCCCGGGCCACCCGGCGCATGGCCCACGAGATCATCGAGCGCAACCAGGGCCTCGACGACGTGGTGCTCATCGGGCTGCAGACCGGCGGCGTGCCCATCGCCGCCCGGCTCGCCGAGGCCCTCCTCGCCATCGAGGGCAGCCAGGTCCCGGTGGGGATGCTCGACGTCGCCTTCTACCGCGACGACATCGGCCTGCGGCCCGTCCTGCCCGAGGCCGTCACCCGCATCCCCGGCGACCTCGACGGCCGCATCGTCGTGCTCGTCGACGACGTCCTGTTCACCGGGCGCACCATCCGGGCCGCCCTCGACGCCCTCGCCGACCACGGCCGGGCCCGGGCGGTGCAGCTCGCCGTCATGGTCGACCGCGGCCACCGCGAGCTGCCCATCCGCCCCGACTACGTGGGCAAGAACCTCCCGACCCGCCGCGACGAGGTGGTCGACGTCAACGCCGACGGCGTCGACCTCGGGGAGATGCGCAAGTGA
- the carA gene encoding glutamine-hydrolyzing carbamoyl-phosphate synthase small subunit has protein sequence MSEIREAQLVLADGTVFEGEALGADPPGGVATGEVVFNTSLTGYQEIITDPSYAGQIITFTYPHIGNYGVTAADDESRRPFCRGVVVREMARRHSSWRAEGGLAAFLTASGVPAIGGIDTRRLTRHIRDAGSMPGAFGTADEATLRAAAAAEPGTDGVDLVAAVTTDAPYTVEYTGPAGRPPRHVVAYDLGIKTTIVRHLSDIATVEIVPATTPAAEVLARRPDGVFLSNGPGDPAAVTALPGIVDGLLGEVPVFGICLGHQLLSTAVGGRTYKLPFGHHGGNHPVSRLATGTVEITSQNHNYAVDDASLPANVEVTHRNLNDGVVEGVRCLDVPAFGAQYHPEAGPGPHDAAYLFELFDDLMADFGKAAR, from the coding sequence ATGAGCGAGATCCGAGAGGCACAGCTCGTGCTGGCCGACGGCACCGTGTTCGAGGGGGAGGCCCTCGGCGCCGACCCTCCGGGCGGGGTGGCCACGGGTGAGGTGGTGTTCAACACCTCGCTCACCGGCTACCAGGAGATCATCACCGACCCGTCCTACGCCGGGCAGATCATCACCTTCACCTATCCCCACATCGGCAACTACGGGGTCACCGCCGCCGACGACGAGTCACGGCGGCCGTTCTGCCGGGGCGTCGTGGTGCGCGAGATGGCCCGCCGGCACAGCAGCTGGCGCGCCGAGGGCGGCCTCGCCGCCTTCCTCACGGCCAGCGGCGTGCCGGCCATCGGCGGCATCGACACCCGCCGGCTCACCCGCCACATCCGCGACGCCGGGTCCATGCCCGGCGCCTTCGGCACCGCCGACGAGGCCACTCTGCGGGCCGCGGCCGCCGCCGAGCCGGGCACCGACGGCGTCGACCTCGTCGCCGCGGTCACCACCGACGCCCCCTACACCGTCGAGTACACCGGCCCGGCGGGGCGCCCGCCCCGCCACGTCGTGGCCTACGACCTCGGCATCAAGACCACGATCGTGCGCCACCTCTCCGACATCGCCACCGTCGAGATCGTCCCCGCCACCACGCCCGCCGCCGAGGTGCTCGCCCGGCGCCCCGACGGGGTCTTCCTCTCGAACGGGCCCGGCGACCCCGCCGCCGTCACCGCCCTCCCCGGCATCGTCGACGGCCTGCTCGGCGAGGTGCCGGTGTTCGGCATCTGCCTCGGCCACCAGCTCCTCTCCACCGCCGTCGGCGGCCGCACCTACAAGCTCCCCTTCGGCCACCACGGCGGCAACCACCCGGTGAGCCGCCTGGCCACCGGCACCGTGGAGATCACCTCGCAGAACCACAACTACGCCGTCGACGACGCCTCGCTGCCGGCGAACGTCGAGGTCACCCACCGCAACCTCAACGACGGGGTCGTCGAGGGCGTGCGCTGCCTCGACGTCCCCGCCTTCGGCGCCCAGTACCACCCCGAGGCGGGCCCCGGCCCCCACGACGCCGCCTACCTCTTCGAGCTGTTCGACGACCTGATGGCCGACTTCGGGAAGGCGGCGCGCTGA
- a CDS encoding 3-dehydroquinate dehydratase yields the protein MSETPVVLLLSGPNLNLLGEREPEIYGTATLDDHVALATATAREHGLALEHLQSNHEGDLVDAVHAARGRCAALIVNAAAFTHYAWALADALASFDGPVVELHLSNPLGREAWRHTSVVGTVATGSIAGFGGDGYRLAVDAVATLLEGRP from the coding sequence ATGAGCGAGACCCCCGTCGTGCTGTTGCTCTCCGGGCCCAACCTGAACCTCCTCGGCGAGCGTGAGCCCGAGATCTACGGCACCGCCACCCTCGACGACCACGTCGCCCTCGCCACCGCCACCGCCCGCGAGCACGGCCTGGCCCTCGAGCACCTGCAGAGCAACCACGAGGGCGACCTCGTCGACGCCGTGCACGCCGCCCGCGGCCGGTGCGCGGCCCTCATCGTCAACGCCGCGGCGTTCACCCACTACGCGTGGGCGCTGGCCGACGCCCTCGCCTCGTTCGACGGCCCGGTCGTCGAGCTGCACCTCTCCAACCCCCTCGGCCGCGAAGCCTGGCGCCACACCTCCGTGGTCGGCACCGTGGCCACCGGCAGCATCGCCGGGTTCGGCGGCGACGGTTACCGGCTGGCCGTCGACGCCGTCGCCACCCTGCTCGAGGGCCGGCCGTGA
- a CDS encoding dihydroorotase gives MNPAPAPPHPPRTTGVVLRGGTVLDRRGERRADVAVAADGTVAAVGADLDLASLGLDDADELDCTGCIVAPGLVDIHTHLREPGGEDAETIETGSRAAALGGYTAVVAMPNTRPAIDTAAVVGQVLEAGRHAGLCDVRAAGAITVGRDGEALAPMGEMADLGVTLFTDDGCGVQDDRLMRRALEYASGLDVTLAQHCEVEALSEGGHMHEGEWSSRLGIPGIPAEAEELMVFRDIALSRLTGATVHFQHLSTAGSVELVRQAKARGLAVTAEATPHHFTLTHAEVAAYDPTFKVNPPLRTAEDVAAVKAGLADGTIDAIATDHAPHPQEAKEAPFDEAPCGMLGLETALALAITELVEPGVLTLAEVLALMSWNPAAIARIDDSHGRDVEPGAPAHLVAFDPAHEWVVDPSELASLSHNTPYAGRTLRGKVRHTLLCGEPTVRDGEATR, from the coding sequence ATGAACCCAGCGCCCGCCCCACCTCACCCGCCGCGCACCACCGGCGTCGTCCTGCGCGGCGGCACCGTCCTCGACCGCCGGGGGGAGCGCCGCGCCGACGTGGCCGTCGCCGCCGACGGCACCGTCGCCGCGGTGGGCGCCGACCTCGACCTCGCATCCCTCGGCCTCGACGACGCCGACGAGCTCGACTGCACCGGCTGCATCGTCGCCCCCGGGCTCGTCGACATCCACACCCACCTGCGCGAACCGGGCGGCGAGGACGCCGAGACGATCGAGACCGGCAGCCGGGCCGCGGCCCTCGGTGGCTACACCGCCGTCGTGGCCATGCCCAACACCCGTCCCGCCATCGACACCGCCGCGGTGGTCGGCCAGGTGCTCGAGGCCGGCCGGCACGCCGGGCTGTGCGACGTGCGCGCCGCCGGGGCCATCACCGTCGGCCGCGACGGCGAGGCGCTCGCCCCCATGGGGGAGATGGCCGACCTGGGCGTCACCCTTTTCACCGACGACGGCTGCGGGGTGCAGGACGACCGCCTCATGCGCCGCGCCCTCGAGTACGCCTCGGGCCTCGATGTCACGCTCGCCCAGCACTGCGAGGTGGAGGCGCTGAGCGAGGGCGGCCACATGCACGAGGGGGAGTGGTCCAGCCGGCTGGGCATCCCGGGCATCCCCGCCGAGGCCGAGGAGCTCATGGTCTTCCGGGACATCGCCCTGTCCCGACTCACCGGCGCCACCGTCCACTTCCAGCACCTGTCGACGGCCGGCTCGGTCGAGCTGGTGCGCCAGGCCAAGGCCCGGGGCCTCGCCGTCACCGCCGAGGCGACCCCCCACCACTTCACCCTCACCCATGCCGAGGTGGCCGCCTACGATCCCACCTTCAAGGTCAACCCGCCGCTGCGCACCGCCGAGGACGTCGCCGCGGTCAAGGCCGGACTGGCCGACGGGACCATCGACGCCATCGCCACCGACCACGCCCCCCACCCCCAGGAGGCCAAGGAGGCGCCCTTCGACGAGGCCCCGTGCGGGATGCTCGGCCTCGAGACGGCCCTCGCGCTGGCGATCACCGAGCTCGTCGAGCCCGGTGTGCTCACCCTCGCCGAGGTCCTCGCCCTCATGTCCTGGAACCCGGCGGCCATCGCCCGGATCGACGACAGCCACGGGCGCGACGTCGAGCCCGGTGCCCCCGCCCACCTCGTCGCCTTCGACCCCGCCCACGAGTGGGTGGTCGACCCGAGCGAGTTGGCCAGCCTCAGCCACAACACCCCCTACGCGGGGCGCACCCTCCGCGGCAAGGTGCGCCACACCCTGCTCTGTGGTGAACCGACGGTCCGCGACGGAGAGGCGACCCGATGA
- a CDS encoding aspartate carbamoyltransferase catalytic subunit, whose product MSAPTATPRPAAGTGPQPGAGTTAPRQGPGGRSGAGRHLLGIDDLGPDVAAGIEEVMTLTDSFVEVSERTIPKVPALRGRTVVSLFFEDSTRTRLSFETAAKRLSADTMSFSVSTSSLKKGESLRDTVETIEAMGVDAVVVRHASSGVPRQVARWTDVAVVNAGDGWHEHPTQALLDCYTIRQHAGSLAGRRVAIVGDVKHSRVARSNVAAFTALGAEVTLVAPPTLLPPSLAGWPVDVSHDLDDVLGRTDVCYLLRMQRERMTEALVPSLREYTARFGLTSARADRLGDDALVMHPGPMNRGVEIAAEVADRPNAVIVDQVRNGVAVRMAVLFLLIGSGTAWGGDDA is encoded by the coding sequence GTGAGCGCCCCGACCGCCACGCCGCGGCCGGCCGCCGGCACCGGCCCGCAGCCGGGAGCCGGCACCACCGCGCCCCGTCAGGGCCCCGGGGGGAGATCCGGCGCCGGGCGCCACCTCCTCGGCATCGACGACCTCGGCCCCGACGTCGCCGCCGGCATCGAGGAGGTGATGACGCTCACCGACTCCTTCGTCGAGGTCAGCGAGCGGACCATCCCGAAGGTCCCGGCGCTGCGGGGCCGTACCGTCGTGTCGCTGTTCTTCGAGGACTCCACCCGCACCCGCCTCAGCTTCGAGACCGCCGCCAAGCGGCTCTCCGCCGACACCATGAGCTTCTCGGTGTCCACCTCGTCGCTCAAGAAGGGCGAGTCGCTGCGCGACACCGTCGAGACCATCGAGGCCATGGGCGTCGACGCCGTGGTCGTGCGCCACGCCTCCTCCGGCGTGCCCCGCCAGGTGGCCCGCTGGACCGACGTCGCCGTCGTCAACGCCGGCGACGGCTGGCACGAGCACCCCACCCAGGCCCTCCTCGACTGCTACACCATCCGCCAGCACGCCGGCTCGCTCGCCGGCCGGCGGGTGGCCATCGTCGGCGACGTCAAGCACTCGAGGGTGGCCCGCAGCAACGTGGCGGCGTTCACCGCCCTCGGCGCCGAGGTCACCCTCGTGGCGCCACCCACCCTGCTCCCGCCGAGCCTCGCCGGCTGGCCCGTCGACGTGAGCCACGACCTCGACGACGTCCTCGGCCGCACCGACGTCTGCTACCTGCTCCGCATGCAGCGCGAGCGCATGACCGAGGCGCTGGTGCCGTCGCTGCGCGAGTACACGGCCCGCTTCGGCCTCACCTCCGCCCGGGCCGATCGCCTGGGCGACGACGCGCTGGTGATGCACCCCGGGCCGATGAACCGGGGGGTGGAGATCGCCGCCGAGGTCGCCGACCGCCCCAACGCCGTCATCGTCGACCAGGTCCGCAACGGCGTCGCCGTGCGCATGGCCGTGCTGTTCCTCCTCATCGGGAGCGGCACCGCCTGGGGCGGCGACGATGCCTAG
- a CDS encoding shikimate kinase translates to MSAAHHVVLVGMMGVGKTTVGRRLAEVLDRPLLDSDELVEARTGRTVAQIFAADGEAAFRSLETEVLVECVAAETPAVIAAAGGTVLAPANRDLLRRAGTVVWLRAPVDVLVGRVAGSTHRPAVAEDPAATLTRLAEGRDDLYAEVADLTVDATRPVDSVVDEIVVLVGRRAAEGARS, encoded by the coding sequence GTGAGCGCCGCCCACCACGTCGTCCTCGTCGGGATGATGGGCGTCGGCAAGACCACCGTGGGTCGGCGCCTCGCGGAGGTGCTCGACCGGCCGCTGCTCGACTCCGACGAGCTCGTCGAGGCCCGCACCGGCCGGACCGTCGCCCAGATCTTCGCCGCCGACGGCGAGGCGGCGTTCCGCTCCCTCGAGACCGAGGTGCTCGTCGAGTGCGTCGCCGCCGAGACCCCGGCGGTCATCGCCGCCGCGGGCGGGACTGTTCTCGCGCCCGCCAACCGCGACCTGCTGCGGCGGGCCGGCACCGTCGTGTGGCTGCGAGCCCCCGTCGACGTGCTCGTCGGCCGGGTCGCCGGCTCGACCCACCGCCCGGCCGTCGCCGAGGACCCCGCCGCCACGCTCACCCGCCTCGCCGAGGGGCGCGACGACCTCTACGCCGAGGTCGCCGACCTCACCGTCGACGCCACCCGACCGGTTGACTCCGTCGTCGACGAGATCGTCGTGCTCGTCGGGCGCCGGGCCGCCGAAGGGGCCCGGTCGTGA
- the efp gene encoding elongation factor P gives MPTITTNDLKNGMALDLDDGLFEVVEFQHVKPGKGGAFVRTSLRNVRSGATADRTFRAGEKVERAMIDKRDMQFLYRAGDDYVFMDSTTYDQLTVEQRSLGEAALYLVENAEAVLKMFGDEIVGVDLPAAVELAIAETEPGVQGDRVSGARKPATLETGLVVQVPLFVGPGERVKVDTRTGEYLTRA, from the coding sequence ATGCCCACGATCACCACCAACGACCTCAAGAACGGCATGGCCCTCGACCTCGACGACGGCCTCTTCGAGGTCGTCGAGTTCCAGCACGTCAAGCCCGGCAAGGGCGGGGCGTTCGTGCGGACCTCGTTGCGCAACGTGCGCTCCGGGGCCACCGCCGACCGCACGTTCCGGGCCGGCGAGAAGGTCGAGCGGGCCATGATCGACAAGCGCGACATGCAGTTCCTCTACCGGGCCGGCGACGACTACGTGTTCATGGACTCGACCACCTACGACCAGCTCACCGTCGAGCAGCGCTCCCTCGGCGAGGCCGCCCTCTACCTCGTGGAGAACGCCGAGGCGGTCCTCAAGATGTTCGGCGACGAGATCGTCGGGGTCGACCTCCCGGCGGCCGTCGAGCTCGCCATCGCCGAGACCGAGCCGGGCGTGCAGGGCGACCGGGTGTCCGGCGCCCGCAAGCCGGCGACGCTCGAGACGGGCCTCGTCGTCCAGGTGCCGCTGTTCGTCGGACCGGGGGAGCGCGTCAAGGTCGACACCCGCACCGGCGAGTACCTCACCAGGGCGTGA
- a CDS encoding 3-dehydroquinate synthase yields MIVVPVELRDRSYDVVVGPGARHELAGRLPDGVGRVAVVTQPGIGVDVDPGVEHRRFEIPDGEGAKTMATVEDLCRQWARWGLTRADAVVAVGGGLVTDTAGFAAASYHRGVPVIHVATTLLGQIDAAIGGKTGVNLPEGKNLVGAYWQPAAVLCDTETLATLPEREYRSGLGELAKYHFLGGGHLDALPLDERVAACVAIKAAVVADDEREGGRRATLNYGHTLGHAIEIAGRHDLRHGEAVAVGLVFAAELAHRLGRIDATRVAEHRRVVAAYELPSTLPPGLLTPELVELMGRDKKALTGLTFVLDGPDGVEPVTGVDAHAIAASIDAVRRPDDPEIGSW; encoded by the coding sequence GTGATCGTCGTCCCCGTCGAGCTGCGCGACCGGTCCTACGACGTCGTCGTCGGCCCCGGCGCCCGCCACGAGCTCGCCGGCCGCCTCCCCGACGGCGTCGGGCGGGTGGCGGTCGTCACCCAGCCGGGGATCGGCGTCGACGTCGACCCCGGCGTCGAGCACCGCCGCTTCGAGATCCCCGACGGCGAAGGGGCCAAGACGATGGCCACCGTCGAGGACCTGTGCCGGCAGTGGGCCCGCTGGGGGCTCACCCGGGCCGACGCCGTCGTGGCCGTCGGCGGCGGGCTGGTCACCGACACCGCCGGCTTCGCGGCCGCCAGCTACCACCGGGGGGTGCCCGTGATCCACGTCGCCACCACCCTCCTCGGTCAGATCGACGCCGCCATCGGCGGCAAGACCGGCGTCAACCTGCCCGAGGGCAAGAACCTCGTCGGTGCCTACTGGCAGCCCGCCGCCGTCCTGTGCGACACCGAGACCCTCGCCACGCTGCCCGAGCGCGAATACCGCAGCGGCCTCGGCGAGCTGGCCAAGTACCACTTCCTCGGCGGCGGCCACCTCGACGCCCTGCCCCTCGACGAGCGCGTGGCGGCGTGCGTGGCCATCAAGGCGGCGGTGGTCGCCGACGACGAGCGCGAGGGGGGCCGCCGGGCCACGCTCAACTACGGCCACACCCTCGGCCACGCCATCGAGATCGCCGGACGCCACGACCTGCGCCACGGCGAGGCGGTGGCGGTGGGCCTGGTGTTCGCCGCCGAGCTCGCCCACCGTCTCGGGCGCATCGACGCCACCCGCGTCGCCGAGCACCGTCGGGTCGTCGCCGCCTACGAGCTGCCGTCCACCCTGCCGCCCGGCCTACTCACGCCCGAGCTCGTCGAGCTCATGGGCCGCGACAAGAAGGCCCTCACCGGGCTCACTTTCGTCCTCGACGGCCCCGACGGGGTCGAGCCGGTCACCGGCGTCGACGCCCACGCCATCGCCGCGTCCATCGACGCCGTGCGCCGGCCCGACGACCCCGAGATCGGGAGCTGGTGA
- a CDS encoding aminopeptidase P family protein produces the protein MTLADVGAPDRSLRDRLAALSAPDHPARLTRLRDRAADLGCDAVLLTHLTNIRWLTGFTGSAALVALTADDLVFVTDGRYTDQAAAQLDASGLGAGAATLEITGTGQREVVQAAFTGRARVGLEADHVSWAAQQRYADDWLPDHELVPTTELVEALRLVKDDAELERMAAAAAVADAALASVRHRLLEGPTEIEFGLELDTAMRRLGATRPSFETIVASGPNGARPHARPSDRRITTGDLVVVDFGAVVDGYCSDMTRTFVVGDPDPVQARMLEVVGEAQAAGVAAVGPGVAAADVDTACRAVVEAAGWGDAFTHGTGHGVGLDIHEAPRVGATSTAVLGIGQVVTVEPGVYLPDHGGVRIEDSVVVTADGCRPLTLTSKQTAP, from the coding sequence GTGACCCTCGCCGACGTCGGGGCGCCCGACCGTTCCCTGCGCGACCGCCTGGCCGCCCTGTCGGCGCCCGACCACCCGGCTCGCCTCACCCGGCTCCGCGACCGCGCCGCCGACCTCGGCTGCGACGCCGTGCTGTTGACCCACCTCACGAACATCCGGTGGCTCACCGGCTTCACCGGGTCGGCCGCCCTCGTGGCCCTCACCGCCGACGACCTCGTGTTCGTCACCGACGGCCGCTACACCGACCAGGCCGCCGCGCAGCTCGACGCTTCCGGGCTGGGCGCAGGCGCGGCCACCCTCGAGATCACCGGCACCGGCCAGCGCGAGGTCGTGCAGGCGGCATTCACAGGACGGGCCCGGGTCGGCCTCGAGGCCGACCACGTCAGCTGGGCCGCCCAGCAGCGCTACGCCGACGACTGGCTGCCCGACCACGAGCTGGTGCCCACCACCGAGCTCGTCGAGGCGCTGCGCCTCGTCAAGGACGACGCCGAGCTCGAGCGCATGGCGGCCGCCGCCGCCGTGGCCGACGCCGCCCTGGCGTCGGTCCGCCACCGCCTCCTCGAGGGCCCCACCGAGATCGAGTTCGGCCTCGAGCTCGACACCGCCATGCGCCGTCTCGGCGCCACCCGTCCGAGCTTCGAGACCATCGTGGCCTCCGGTCCGAACGGGGCCCGCCCCCACGCCCGCCCCTCCGACCGGCGCATCACCACCGGTGACCTCGTCGTCGTCGACTTCGGCGCAGTGGTCGACGGGTACTGCTCGGACATGACCCGCACGTTCGTCGTCGGCGACCCCGACCCCGTCCAGGCCCGGATGCTCGAGGTGGTCGGCGAGGCGCAGGCCGCCGGCGTGGCCGCCGTCGGACCGGGCGTCGCCGCCGCCGACGTCGACACCGCCTGCCGCGCGGTCGTCGAGGCGGCCGGATGGGGCGACGCGTTCACCCACGGCACCGGCCACGGCGTCGGCCTCGACATCCACGAGGCCCCCCGCGTCGGCGCCACCAGCACCGCCGTGCTGGGGATCGGACAGGTGGTCACCGTCGAGCCGGGCGTGTACCTGCCCGACCACGGCGGCGTGCGCATCGAGGACTCGGTGGTCGTGACCGCCGACGGGTGCCGCCCCCTCACCTTGACCTCGAAGCAGACCGCCCCCTAG
- the nusB gene encoding transcription antitermination factor NusB: MSPTEPDEPIEPIGPGAPEPLTVSGTRREARERAFHLLYECEVKGVGPDVVLAELPLRPDAFAVELVEGVEGHAAEIDALVAAHARNWELGRMPALDRALLRLATYELAHRPDVPTAAVINEAVELAKQYSTDDSGRFVNGVLSAVAAEVRPA, from the coding sequence GTGAGCCCCACCGAGCCCGACGAGCCCATCGAGCCCATCGGCCCGGGCGCCCCCGAGCCGCTCACCGTGTCGGGCACCCGACGGGAGGCCCGGGAGCGGGCCTTCCACCTGCTCTACGAGTGCGAGGTGAAGGGCGTCGGACCGGACGTGGTGCTCGCCGAGCTCCCGCTGCGCCCCGATGCCTTCGCCGTCGAGCTGGTCGAGGGCGTCGAGGGCCATGCCGCCGAGATCGACGCCCTGGTGGCCGCCCACGCCCGCAACTGGGAGCTCGGCCGCATGCCCGCGCTCGACCGTGCGCTGCTGCGCCTCGCCACCTACGAGCTCGCCCACCGCCCCGACGTGCCCACCGCCGCGGTGATCAACGAGGCCGTCGAGCTCGCGAAGCAGTACTCGACCGACGACAGCGGCCGCTTCGTCAACGGCGTCCTGAGCGCCGTGGCCGCCGAGGTCCGCCCCGCCTGA
- the aroC gene encoding chorismate synthase, which yields MLRFLTAGESHGRALVVIVEGLPSGLAITVEDIGAELARRRLGYGRGPRMRFEADEVVILAGVRHGLTLGSPVAIEIANSEWERKWTEEMSPAPGRTTRRLTTPRPGHADLTGMQKYDFDDARNVLERASARETAARVAAGALAKALLAHLGVEIGSHVVQMGAVRADPAHRPAPGALQAVDASEVRCADPDAEAAIIAEIKAAAKEGDSLGGVVEVVAHGVPVGLGSHVHWDRKLDGLLAQALMSIQAVKGVEVGDGFDVAGRRGSAAHDAIAWDADTATYRRASARAGGIEGGMSTGEVLVAHVAMKPLATLNRPVLATVDTATKESTVSFKERTDVTAVPAMGVVAEAMTALVLAGEALRKFGGDSLGEMVRNHRGYVAQLRDQALSAVAPDDGDDAPPLNWDAEQAFAEPDPTGSRS from the coding sequence ATGCTGCGCTTCCTGACCGCCGGAGAGTCCCACGGACGGGCCCTCGTCGTCATCGTCGAGGGACTCCCGTCCGGGCTGGCGATCACGGTCGAGGACATCGGCGCCGAGCTCGCCCGCCGTCGCCTCGGCTACGGCCGTGGGCCGCGCATGCGCTTCGAGGCCGACGAGGTCGTCATCCTCGCCGGGGTGCGCCACGGGCTCACCCTCGGCTCCCCGGTCGCCATCGAGATCGCCAACAGCGAGTGGGAGCGCAAGTGGACCGAGGAGATGTCCCCGGCCCCGGGTCGCACCACCCGCCGGCTCACCACCCCCCGCCCCGGCCACGCCGACCTCACCGGCATGCAGAAGTACGACTTCGACGACGCCCGCAACGTGCTCGAGCGGGCCTCGGCCCGTGAGACCGCGGCGCGGGTCGCCGCCGGGGCCCTCGCCAAGGCGCTGCTCGCCCATCTCGGGGTCGAGATCGGCTCCCACGTCGTGCAGATGGGCGCCGTGCGGGCCGATCCCGCCCACCGGCCCGCGCCCGGCGCCCTCCAGGCCGTCGACGCCAGCGAGGTGCGCTGCGCCGACCCCGACGCCGAGGCGGCGATCATCGCCGAGATCAAGGCGGCCGCCAAGGAGGGCGACTCCCTCGGCGGGGTGGTCGAGGTCGTCGCCCACGGGGTGCCGGTCGGACTGGGCAGCCACGTCCACTGGGACCGCAAGCTCGACGGCCTGCTGGCCCAGGCGCTGATGAGCATCCAGGCCGTCAAGGGCGTGGAGGTCGGCGACGGCTTCGACGTGGCCGGCCGCCGGGGCAGCGCCGCCCACGACGCCATCGCCTGGGACGCCGACACGGCGACCTACCGACGGGCCTCGGCGCGCGCCGGTGGCATCGAAGGGGGCATGTCGACCGGTGAGGTCCTCGTGGCCCACGTCGCCATGAAGCCCCTCGCCACGCTCAACCGCCCGGTGCTCGCCACGGTCGACACCGCCACCAAGGAGTCGACCGTCTCGTTCAAGGAGCGCACCGACGTGACCGCCGTGCCCGCCATGGGCGTGGTCGCCGAGGCGATGACCGCCCTGGTGCTCGCCGGCGAGGCGCTGCGCAAGTTCGGGGGCGACTCCCTCGGCGAGATGGTCCGCAACCACCGGGGCTACGTCGCCCAGCTCCGCGACCAGGCCCTGTCGGCCGTCGCGCCCGACGATGGCGACGACGCCCCGCCGCTCAACTGGGACGCCGAGCAGGCCTTCGCCGAACCGGATCCGACCGGCAGCCGATCGTGA
- a CDS encoding A24 family peptidase has protein sequence MNVARVVVCAVLALPAGWFAAVLVERVPDRLALFDPVKPVRPSRRDLAVHVLVAVLFVLAALRFDDAPVGELAAFLLLFGALTALTVIDIETYRLPDRIVLPTLAVSIPLVAVVSIVADEPERIRFALAGGALYFGFLFVAHLISPRGMGFGDVKLAALMGLYVGWLGGDYVEAMALVLWAMLIGFLTGTVLGVALLVTRRRSRPFPFGPFLALGTVAAVMLSTRLVG, from the coding sequence GTGAACGTCGCCCGGGTCGTCGTCTGTGCCGTGCTGGCGCTCCCGGCGGGCTGGTTCGCGGCGGTGCTGGTCGAGCGGGTGCCCGACCGGCTCGCCCTCTTCGACCCGGTCAAGCCCGTCCGCCCGTCACGACGCGACCTCGCCGTCCACGTCCTCGTGGCGGTGCTCTTCGTCCTGGCCGCGCTGCGTTTCGACGACGCCCCGGTCGGTGAGCTGGCGGCCTTCCTCCTCCTGTTCGGCGCCCTCACCGCCCTCACCGTCATCGACATCGAGACCTACCGGCTCCCCGACCGGATCGTGCTGCCCACCCTGGCGGTGTCGATCCCCCTCGTGGCCGTCGTGTCGATCGTCGCCGACGAGCCCGAGCGCATCCGCTTCGCCCTGGCCGGCGGGGCGCTCTACTTCGGCTTCCTGTTCGTGGCCCACCTCATCTCGCCACGGGGGATGGGCTTCGGGGACGTCAAGCTCGCCGCACTCATGGGTCTCTACGTCGGCTGGCTCGGCGGCGACTACGTCGAGGCGATGGCCCTGGTGCTCTGGGCGATGCTCATCGGCTTCCTCACCGGCACCGTCCTCGGCGTCGCCCTCCTCGTCACCCGCCGGCGCAGCCGGCCCTTCCCGTTCGGGCCGTTCCTCGCCCTCGGGACCGTCGCCGCGGTGATGCTCAGCACCCGGCTCGTCGGGTGA